The following coding sequences lie in one Oncorhynchus kisutch isolate 150728-3 linkage group LG17, Okis_V2, whole genome shotgun sequence genomic window:
- the LOC109908132 gene encoding PRA1 family protein 3 codes for MASMELAPLRPWDDFFPGADRFAKPDFGDLAKWNNRVISNLLYYQTNYFAVAIVVFLIVGFLNPLGMFLGGAVVSLVFMCSVWAGENKNFIKNFKKKNPTLFVIAVMGTSYFLLSLCGGVMVFIFGITFPLLLILVHASLRLRNMKNRLENKMEGVGMKKSPMGIILDLLDQQEEKINKIQDFLESKLNKD; via the exons ATGGCGAGTATGGAGCTTGCACCACTTAGACCATGGGATGATTTCTTCCCAGGAGCTGATCGATTTGCAAAACCCGACTTCGGAGATTTAGCTAAATGGAACAACAGGGTGATCAGCAACTTGTTATACTATCAGACCAATTATTTCGCCGTGGCCATAGTGGTTTTCCTGATCGTGGG GTTTCTGAACCCTCTTGGCATGTTTCTGGGCGGTGCGGTGGTCTCTCTGGTCTTCATGTGCTCGGTGTGGGCAGGAGAGAACAAGAAtttcatcaagaacttcaagaagaAGAACCCCACTTTGTTTGTCATCGCTGTTATGGGAACGAGCTACTTCCTGCTGTCGCTGTGTGGTGGAGTGATGGTCTTCATTTTCGGAATTACTTTTCCCTTGCTGT TGATCCTGGTTCATGCGTCTCTGAGGCTGCGCAACATGAAGAACAGACTGGAGAATAAGATGGAGGGAGTGGGCATGAAAAAGTCCCCGATGGGCATCATCCTGGATCTGCTAGACCAACAGGAGGAGAAGATCAACAAGATCCAGGACTTCCTGGAGTCAAAGCTAAACAAGGATTGA